CACTTGGCTATATTGTGATTCGCTTTGCTGAATATCAAATTGCTAAGTACCCCGACTATTGCTGTCTGCACATCGTCAGAGTACTAAACCAGTTTTTAGATCGAGACATGAAAATTAGCGTTCCTCAAGCAACTGAAATTCAGCCTTTAAAACCTCAAGACTGGAGGGTTAAAACTTGGACATTAAAAGAAGCTAAAATTATGTCGGAACGTAAGATTAGAGATAGTTATTTAGAACCAATAAGAAGCTTTATAAAGGATAGAGAATAAGTTGTGTTTAAAACTTTATTCTGGAAAAAGCTTGTTTGATTCGTGCCAAATCTTCGCGTACCTGTATCCGTCTCATTTCCATATTTTTAGAATAAGCCCTGTTTGGAATTCTCGCTTCAGTATCGGAGCCAACTTTTACAGCTTCACAATTTTGTTGGTATTTTGATTTAGTTCGATTGAGATTGGTACGGGGTTTACAAGGATGGGGGCGAGACTCAATTTTTGATATAGCATCTATCAATCCCAGTCTATCGCCCCAGAGAACTGCTTCATCATTGCAATCTCCCCCCAGGCTCAGATAGTAAAACTCCATATCTTCCTTGGACCATTCATCCATAAATATTCCTTCAATCATCCAGGTTTTCTATTACAAAAATAACACACAATCTTTAGTAGAGTATTGTTATTTTGCAGTGTGTTAGCTGTAGAGTACTTTGGTTTAACAAGGGAACTATTCCAAACGACAACGACACTGGCTAGGAAACTAATTATTTAGATCGGCTACCTTCTGTCCGAAGAACCTAGAGCCTCCAGTAGTAAATAGCACCGCACTAACTAAAGCTCTTTTTTGAGCCATTTTATCGATGGTATTTAAAATGTCGGGAGAATAGGCTTTGACGTATTTAGATTCTCGATTATTACAGTTACCAAATCCATTACCTACAACTACGTTCGAGTAACTTAGCTGACATTCATATGCATAGTAAAAGACATTCCGATCGAAATCTAATTTAGTTTGAGCCAAAGGAATCATACTATAGTTCAAACCAAAGAAACGACATATTTTCTCCGCCCCAGCTTTAGTCAGAGTAAAGGTATCTCCTTTCCGACTGGGAATTAGCCTACAGTCTATATTTGCTTTAAATCCCGCTAGTAAGTTTCGATACTGGTGAAAATAGGTTTCCGTATCGACTGTAGTTGCGCCTAAGTGAGCTAGAAGGGGTACGTTTTGATTTTGTTGAGGAATTAGCTGACCTGCAGTAGTTGCAGGTGTAAACTGGCTATTATTGGGATATTGTGGGCGATCAATAGGTTGCATTGTTGACGGTAATTATATTCGCGCCTTAAAACCCGTAAGGGTGATGAAACATTGTCTAATCAATTGCTATTTCTGGAATACTTTCTATATCTAGTAAGGGATCGAATTTTGGTTCGGGTTCTGGAACTGGGTTTAAATCTTCACCACGAGTAAGTATGATAAGTCGTTGATTTAACTCTTGCTGGCAGATATAAAAATCGTTATCCTCAAACAGCCTTCTAATAAAGTTAATTCGCCTATCTTCATTCAATGGATTAGCAATTAAACTAACCACGGCAATATTTCTGGGTTTAAGACCTAACCTTTGAGATAAAAGATAGGCTTGAGCTACGGCGATGCGATCGCTTTTAATCCCCGACCAATCAATAACTATAATTTCATTTTCCCTATTAACAGCAAAATCTATGGTCGAACTAATCCAAATACTCTCTAAGGCGATTGCGACTTGATATTCCCAATGCTTAACCCAGCGATCGAGAAACATTTCTGGTAAAAACAAAGAGCTTTCTGTAACCAATCGAGCTAAATAAGAATTATTTTCCAATATCTTTTCTGGGGCAATCTTCAAACTTACTTGCCTTAAATAAGTTCTTAATTTAGAACTTACCGGCATTCTTTCAACATCTGGATAGAGTTCGTTTATATCGACAACTCTAACTCTTTCTGGTTGCTTTTCAATCTCAATCATCTACATTAAAACCTAAAAATACTGCCCCTAGCACTCCCGTCAGGGACAGTATTTGCAGAATCGATCTGCATTTACAGTAGACTTTTCAAGTTAAGCTCGACCCTTTTACCCTGCTCTAGTCGAATCAACTTGGCATAATGCTCTAATTCTTCATTTGAAGCAGCAAGAATTTTTTCTTCAACTGAATCGTTCTCAAGATTGGTGGTAGTTCGATCGGTCGCTTTTAAATTACCCTGCGAAGATCGATTGCCATCAAACCAGCAAGCATCGCCGATCAAAAACAGGTCCTTGGTACTGCGTGAAAGGGCAACGTAAAGTAAATTCTGCTCCTGTTGTTCCTGCCATTGTTTCTGGTTTTCCCAAATCAATGGCAGGGTCAAAGGTTCGGCTATATATACTCTTTCGCTTTCCATGCCTTTAGCTCGATGAACGGTAGATAACAAAACAGCCTCATTGTCTTCTGAGCCAAATAACTGCTTAATGCTTGAGGCTAATTCTGACAAGGACCTACTCTGAAAATGGTTATAAATCGCCTCAATTGCGTTGATTTGGTCTTTTAGCTGTAGCAGTAGAATTACCCCGTTATCATTCTCTTGGTAAATTGACTGTTTGAACTTCAAATAGCTCTGAGAAAACTCAGCAAACTTCTGATATTCAAACCCTGTCTGTTCGGCAATGTCCTCTAAAAGATTCAACAGATCTTGTTGCAGAGAACTGCCGACTAAATTACAGGGAATACCTCGAACTATCATCTTTAGATGAAGGTCAATCAGGCTGCTACTACATCTAGCAATCACTAAATCCCCTGGCGTAATTCGACTATTTTTAGTCTCATCCCATAAATCCCATTCGGCAATCGCTTTAATACTGCCGGTCGGAGCATTTTCTCTGGGTTCGATGGGAATTTCAGGACAGAGCTTGTTAATTAATTCGATATGAGTTTTTGGACATCGATAGCAGACTGGCAGAGTAAATTCTAGAGCCTGGAGTCTGGTTTGAATGTTACTAAAGCTATCGGTATCGGCGCCGCAAAATCCATTGATAGATTGAGCGGGATCGCCAACAAATAACATTTTGGCTCTTTGGTGAGCTAAAGACAAAACAAATTCGAGCTGTAAACGGCTCATATCCTGAGCTTCATCAACCATTACTCTTTGAGCATACTTAAATCCTGGGCTTTGGTTTACCTGCCAAACGACAGGCAGCCAAAGCATATCAGTATGGTCGATCGCAGCTTCACTGGCAGCAGAATCCATGCCCACTTTAAATAGATAGTCAATTCTCTGACTAATTTGGGCTAAATGTTGTTTGTTTATATCAAGGGCATAATGTTCGATTAACTCAGACAAAGCTTTAGGAGTTAAAGGAGATAAAGTTAGCCGAACAAATTCAAATAGTTTGAGAAAATTACTCAGACTGACTACCTTAACCTGTTTGGGATTGCTACCGTTAAACCAATCTAAGCTTTTGGCTAAATGGCGATATTTGAATTCTTCTACCTCTAACCGCCTAACCCCAAGATATTTTTTTAGCACCCGATACCCCGCGCTATGAACTGTAGAGATCGAATATTGCCAACGAGTGTCGAGTTTTTTGACTAAAGCAGTTTTATTCTTTTTGTTAAAAACCAAAACCAAACAGTCTCGAACATTTACGTTATCTGATGAAATAGCATCAGCAGCCAACTTTAGTAAGGTACTTTTACCCGAACCAGCCACAGAATTGACTACAGCATCAGAAAAATCAGAATCAGCCTGTAACCAATCAATTACTCGTTTTTGATGAATGCTTGGTTGCATAAAAACCCCAAATTTACTTTTTATTGGGTATTCTGCGTAAGCAGTAGGTAAAGAGGTTTATCTTGAGAAAGATCCGCTATCGCACTTTTGACAAACCGTCGAACACGCTATAAAACGAATTTTGAAAATGGTTTACTACTTCAAATATTTCTGTAGATCGCAACCTGTCTGTAGTTTCTACACCGTAAGTCTGTTTGATATGTTGCAAGTAATCTTCTTTAGTTAAACCCAAAGCAGAAACTAACTCTCTAATTCGTGGCAGTACAGCTTTAACATATGAATCAGAATTTGTGCTTATTTGAATCAAAGTGTTAAGTGGAACTAAATATTTTTCTTTTGTTTTATTCTCTATCGGTCTTACATAAACCATAATTTGTCGATTATCATCTCCCAAAGAAGAAGAATGATAATCAGTTAAGATTTTTACTTTCGTTCCAGGTTTGAGGTTAATCAACTCATCAGCACGAGCAGTAAGTCCCGAACGAGAACTAACCTCTATTCCGTGAAAATAATAACTATTCTTTCTTCTTGCATTACTAATTTCCTTAAATTTGGTTTCTGAAGTTTTAACTTCAGGAATAAACAAGTTTTCTAGCTTTTGTTTAATCTTTTGCTTTATCAACTCAAGCTTAAGTACAAATACTCTATACACTAAATATGGACGAAGCCCTACAAAACACTTCATAAATGTGCGATCGCTTTGCATAGGCTTTTGTGCAGCTTGAGTTTCAGCTATTTTGTCAGACTCATATTTTTCTATGCTACAAACAGGGTGTGCGATCGCTTTTTGAATGTCTTTTCTAGCGACTTCTGACGACTGTTGCTTTTCTGTAATATGTTGCTTGGAGTTTAACAGTAACTCAATTGTGACAACTATTTTTTCGGCGATCGCTCTTACGCATCCCATAGCTAATTTGAAACTAAAACCTGGTTGTTTTTTAATTTCTGTATCCTGAGTATATTTGGGATGCCACAGAGCGCGATACTGTGGCTTACTAAGGGTATTACGACTGAACTTAGTGCCAAAGAACGCCAGACACTTTTCGTTGATAAAATATAGGCGTTGAAGTACCGCTTTGGGCATAGTATTTAAGGGATGTTCGGTCAAAATAGTTTTTAACCTAGACATGGTGTCATCGCTACGCTTTTGATTGACCAGTCCCCATCTACCCCTATGCTTATGGAAATTAGTTACTACAGGTTCTACACCCGATAGCTGCTCTTGTTCTGTCCATAGTTCGGTAAAGTTTTGCGTTCTTTGGGGGTTACTCGCCCAGATACTCCAGTAATTTATAGCCGAAGTCGCCCATTCAAAAGCCCGTTTTTCAATCTCATCTTGATGACCGCAGTAGTCTGAGTATCCTGGTAGCTCGATAACCCGTTCGTGGATAAATTTA
This genomic window from Myxosarcina sp. GI1 contains:
- a CDS encoding UvrD-helicase domain-containing protein, with protein sequence MQPSIHQKRVIDWLQADSDFSDAVVNSVAGSGKSTLLKLAADAISSDNVNVRDCLVLVFNKKNKTALVKKLDTRWQYSISTVHSAGYRVLKKYLGVRRLEVEEFKYRHLAKSLDWFNGSNPKQVKVVSLSNFLKLFEFVRLTLSPLTPKALSELIEHYALDINKQHLAQISQRIDYLFKVGMDSAASEAAIDHTDMLWLPVVWQVNQSPGFKYAQRVMVDEAQDMSRLQLEFVLSLAHQRAKMLFVGDPAQSINGFCGADTDSFSNIQTRLQALEFTLPVCYRCPKTHIELINKLCPEIPIEPRENAPTGSIKAIAEWDLWDETKNSRITPGDLVIARCSSSLIDLHLKMIVRGIPCNLVGSSLQQDLLNLLEDIAEQTGFEYQKFAEFSQSYLKFKQSIYQENDNGVILLLQLKDQINAIEAIYNHFQSRSLSELASSIKQLFGSEDNEAVLLSTVHRAKGMESERVYIAEPLTLPLIWENQKQWQEQQEQNLLYVALSRSTKDLFLIGDACWFDGNRSSQGNLKATDRTTTNLENDSVEEKILAASNEELEHYAKLIRLEQGKRVELNLKSLL